From Anopheles coluzzii chromosome 3, AcolN3, whole genome shotgun sequence, the proteins below share one genomic window:
- the LOC120958433 gene encoding S-phase kinase-associated protein 1-like, which produces MPTIKLQSSDGEIFDTDVQIAKCSGTIKTMLEDLGMDEGDDEVVPLPNVNSAILRKVLQWATFHKDDPIPVEDDDSKEKRTDDISSWDADFLKVDQGTLFELILAANYLDIKGLLDVTCKTVANMIKGKTPEEIRKTFNIKNDFTPAEEEQVRKENEWCEEK; this is translated from the coding sequence ATGCCTACCATCAAGCTGCAGTCGTCGGACGGGGAGATTTTCGACACGGACGTACAGATCGCCAAATGCTCCGGCACCATCAAAACGATGCTGGAAGATCTGGGCATGGACGAGGGGGACGATGAGGTCGTGCCGCTGCCGAACGTCAACTCGGCCATCCTGCGCAAGGTGCTACAGTGGGCCACCTTCCACAAGGATGATCCGATCCCGGTCGAGGACGACGACAGCAAGGAAAAGCGCACCGATGACATCAGCTCGTGGGATGCCGACTTCCTGAAGGTGGACCAGGGCACCCTGTTCGAGCTGATCCTGGCCGCGAACTATCTGGACATCAAGGGGCTGCTGGACGTGACCTGCAAAACGGTGGCGAACATGATCAAGGGCAAAACCCCGGAAGAGATTCGCAAAACGTTCAACATCAAGAACGACTTCACGCCGGCCGAGGAGGAGCAGGTCCGCAAGGAGAACGAGTGGTGTGAGGAGAAGTAG